In Oscillospiraceae bacterium, the genomic window GTCTTAGCAATGAAGTGAATATTCGTATCTTCTGCTATGAACCGAGAGATGAAATGGCAGTCCGGCATTTCATTGAACAGCTATCGACAGATCTGACATTGGAGTGTCAGCTTCGAATCTGCAATTTATATCAAATCTTCCTGGAAATCTGCGAAGACATGGATATTTTGGATGCTATCCCTGATATGGAAGAAGAGGACGGCCATGATTATCTGTTGGAACAGCTTCAATCGACAATTGGAGTCGATGAAATTGTACAGAAAATTCAGAGCGAGCCGTTCCAGCCGGGAGAAGTACTGGTTTTGACTGGCGTTGGAGAAGCGTTTCCATTTATGCGAATTCATACGTTACTGGAGGCATCATTGTTTGCAGAGAGGCCGGTGCTTGTGTTTTACCCGGGAACATTTAACGACCAGCAGCTGCGGCTGTTCAACTGTCTGAAGCCGAACAATTACTATCGTGCATTTAACGTTGTGTGAAGGGGGAAATAGAGCTTTGGTTATACAGAATATGTTTGTAGAAGACATCAACCGTAAAATTAACGGTGTTGTCAAGGTTGACGAGGACGAGAACAAGGTCCTGGAACAGGAACTGAACGAGTACGTTATTACACGAGAGCTGAAGCGGCATTTTGCAGACTTTTTCAATACCTATGCAGAAGCATTTGACGAACCAACGGCAGATACAGGAGTCTGGATCTCCGGTTTTTTTGGCAGCGGTAAATCTCACTTCTTGAAAATGTTGTCATACTTGTTGGAAAACAAAGAGGTTAATGGCATTCGTACGGTGGAGCGCTTCCGCAAGAAATTTGAGGATGACCCTGGTACCTTTATGCAGGTGGATCGTGCAACCAAAGGTGAAACCGAGACGATTCTGTTTAATATCGATTATGAAGGCTCTATCAATAAGGACAAAACAGCCGTTTTACGTGTTTTTGCTAAGGTGTTCTATAATCATCTGGGATTCTTTGGCAGCAATCTCAAAGTTGCTATGCTGGAGCAGTACATTACGCAGCAGGGCAAAATGGATGAATTTTGCCGTCTGATTGAAGAAAAGAAGGGCAAACCTTGGACTGAAGTGCGGAAAGCATTTGCATTTAATGGAAAATTCATTAAGCCTGCACTGGCGGAAGCATTGGATATCAGTGAAGAGGATGCAAACAACTGGTTTAACGATAAGAGTGCAACGGAACTCTCTGTTTCACAGCTTGTAGAAGACATCAATGCATACGTCAGCACAAAACCTGCAAACTTCCGCCTTCTGTTCATGGTGGACGAGGCGGGGCAGTATGTTGGCACGGACACGGATATGCTGCTGAATCTGCAGTCTTTGGTGGAAAAAATCGGCAGCGAATGCAGAGGAAAAGTCTGGGTGGTCTGCACCGGACAGGAAGCTATTGATGAGATTATCAAAGTACGAGCAGATGAATTTTCTCGAATTCAGGCTCGTTTCAAAACTCGTCTGAGCCTTTCTTCTTCTTCCGTAGACGAAGTAATTCAGAAGCGTATTCTGAAAAAGACTCCGGAAGCAGAAAGAACGCTGGATGCGGTCTATGAGAAAGAAAGCTCCGGGATGCGCAACTTGTTCAGCTTTACAAATGCAATGCCGGACATCAAGGGCTTCTCTGGTCCGGCACAATTTGCAGAGGACTTTCCGTTCGTTCCATACCAGTTTCTCATCATGCAGAAAATTTTTGTGGAGATCCGCAAACACGGCAATGCAGGTAAACACTTCTCCGGCGGCGAGCGTTCCATGCTGAGCGGATTTCAGGAAGCAGCACAAAAAGTGGAAAAGCAGAACGAGTTTGCGTTGGTGCCGCTGTTCCGCTTCTATGATACTGTACATTCTTTCCTGGATGGTTCCATTCGCAATGTGATTGATCGCTGCAGCAAAGCCGTAGAAAATCACGATGGTCTGGAGCCGATGGATGTGGATGTTCTGAAGCTTCTCTATCTCATTCGATATGTCAACGAGGACATGCCGGCCAATCTGGACAACCTTGTGATTTTGATGGCAGACGACATCCGTCTGGAAAAGGTCGCGATGCGCGAAAAGCTGCGCGGCAGTTTGGATCGACTGATTGGGCAGAATTACATCGGACGTGCTGGTGATACCTACAACTTCCTGACGGATGAAGAGCAGGACATCCAGAAAGAAATCAACCTTACACAGGTGGATACGGGCGCTATTGTTGGGGATATAGCAAAGATTATTTTTGGCATAATTTATGATGCAAAAAAGTTCCGTTACGGCAAGTGTGACTTCCCGTTTGATCAGATGGTGGATAACACTATGTACGGCATCGCCACAGGCGGCATGCGCCTGCGCTTTTTGACGGCAGCTTCTGATGCAACGGAAAAAACGGAATTTCGCCTGATGAACAGCTCCAAAGGCAGCGAGGCGATTGTAGTTTTGGGCGATACGCCGTATTATGAATCACTGGAAGCATCCATGAAGATCCGCAAATATGTCAAACAGCGGAATGTCAGCCAGATGCCCAAGAGTGCTCAGGATATTATCCGCGGCCAACAGGAAGAAGCAACCAAGTATGAAGCTGAAGCCAGCAAAGCTCTGGTAGAGGCTATTGAAAACGCAAAATTTTACGCCGATGGTGAACATCTGGACATTAAGAGCGGCAATGCTAAGGCCAAAATTGACCAGACGATGGAGTATCTGGTCGCGCATGTTTACAGCAAGTTGGACCTGATTGGGAAAAACGCAGATACCGATGCCGAAATTATGGCGGTGCTTTCTGGTGCAGATGTCGTTTTTGCAGAAGCTGACCCCAACCGAGATGCGGAAGCAGCTGTGGAAGAATATCTTGAAATGCAGGCAATGCATCACCTGCCGACCTCCATGGCGGATGTACAGAGCAAGTTCAGCAGTATACCCTATGGCTGGAAGGAAATCGATGTTGCTTATGTGGTGGCGCGTTTGATCGTGAATCAGAAGGTAACCATCAAATATGCAGGCACTACCATCCAGCCGGACAACGCCAAATTACCTGATATGCTCCGCAAAAAGAGTGAGGTGGGTAAGATCTCCATCAGCAAGCGTGTGGTGGTGTCGGCAACCAAAATGAAGGCTGTGCGGGATCTCCTGCGGGATTATTTCGATGTCATGGATGTTCCAACGGACGAAGATGGTTTGGTCAAGTTTATTGCTGAAGCGTTCGGAAACCAGCTGGAGCATTATAACGAACTGAACAAGCGGTACGATGATGCCCACAAGTACCCAGATCAAACAATGGTACGCAACGCCATTGCTGCAACGCAGGAAGTGCTGAACCAGAAGAAGGATAACATTGCGCTGATCGACTATCTGCTCAAGAAAGAGAACGACCTCTTTGATCAGAAAGATGCCATGGGCAACGTAGAGACCTTCTTCAAGAGCCAGGTCAGCACCTTTGATGATGCTGCACGGCTGGAACATGAGATGCAGGCGGATCTGGACCGCATTACGCAGGATGCAGCGGCAAACGATGCTCTGAACAAGATCCGGCTCATCATCACCGTACCGTCTTTTGGGCAGAAGTTCAACTACAAGCGCATTCCGGAGCTGAATGGGTTGATGCAAACGGTGCGTACTGCCCATGACCAGATGCTGGATGGCAAACGCTCTGAGATTCTGGAAACGGTGCGTCAGTGCATGGAAGCAACCCATACCGCCGCAAACGGAGACCCCAAGGCAATAGATATCGTCCGTAAGTCGGATGTCTTCTTTGATGGCTATAAGGCAAAAATTGCAACCTGCAAGAGCCTTGCGCTGCTGGATGGTATGATCATTCCGCTGAGCCAGTACAAGGATGAGACCGTCAGCAGCATTGAAATCGCACTGGTACCCCCAGCACCGAAACCGGTGGTAACGAAAAAAGATGTAATCAGTCCGGTTGTGAAACCGAAAAAAGTGAAGTCCTACAGCCGCCAGATTCTTTTCCCTGCGAAAACTTTGCGGGATGATGCGGATATTGATGCCTATGTAGAGAAAATCCGGGAACAGCTGCGGAACTTGTTGGATGGCTGCGATGAGATCAAATTAAACTAAATAAGGAGTCTCATATGAAAACTACCCTTGACCATGTTGACGATACGACGTTTTCTCTTATGACACTT contains:
- the brxC gene encoding BREX system P-loop protein BrxC → MVIQNMFVEDINRKINGVVKVDEDENKVLEQELNEYVITRELKRHFADFFNTYAEAFDEPTADTGVWISGFFGSGKSHFLKMLSYLLENKEVNGIRTVERFRKKFEDDPGTFMQVDRATKGETETILFNIDYEGSINKDKTAVLRVFAKVFYNHLGFFGSNLKVAMLEQYITQQGKMDEFCRLIEEKKGKPWTEVRKAFAFNGKFIKPALAEALDISEEDANNWFNDKSATELSVSQLVEDINAYVSTKPANFRLLFMVDEAGQYVGTDTDMLLNLQSLVEKIGSECRGKVWVVCTGQEAIDEIIKVRADEFSRIQARFKTRLSLSSSSVDEVIQKRILKKTPEAERTLDAVYEKESSGMRNLFSFTNAMPDIKGFSGPAQFAEDFPFVPYQFLIMQKIFVEIRKHGNAGKHFSGGERSMLSGFQEAAQKVEKQNEFALVPLFRFYDTVHSFLDGSIRNVIDRCSKAVENHDGLEPMDVDVLKLLYLIRYVNEDMPANLDNLVILMADDIRLEKVAMREKLRGSLDRLIGQNYIGRAGDTYNFLTDEEQDIQKEINLTQVDTGAIVGDIAKIIFGIIYDAKKFRYGKCDFPFDQMVDNTMYGIATGGMRLRFLTAASDATEKTEFRLMNSSKGSEAIVVLGDTPYYESLEASMKIRKYVKQRNVSQMPKSAQDIIRGQQEEATKYEAEASKALVEAIENAKFYADGEHLDIKSGNAKAKIDQTMEYLVAHVYSKLDLIGKNADTDAEIMAVLSGADVVFAEADPNRDAEAAVEEYLEMQAMHHLPTSMADVQSKFSSIPYGWKEIDVAYVVARLIVNQKVTIKYAGTTIQPDNAKLPDMLRKKSEVGKISISKRVVVSATKMKAVRDLLRDYFDVMDVPTDEDGLVKFIAEAFGNQLEHYNELNKRYDDAHKYPDQTMVRNAIAATQEVLNQKKDNIALIDYLLKKENDLFDQKDAMGNVETFFKSQVSTFDDAARLEHEMQADLDRITQDAAANDALNKIRLIITVPSFGQKFNYKRIPELNGLMQTVRTAHDQMLDGKRSEILETVRQCMEATHTAANGDPKAIDIVRKSDVFFDGYKAKIATCKSLALLDGMIIPLSQYKDETVSSIEIALVPPAPKPVVTKKDVISPVVKPKKVKSYSRQILFPAKTLRDDADIDAYVEKIREQLRNLLDGCDEIKLN
- a CDS encoding DUF1788 domain-containing protein, yielding MGDIQKRLDNVRQMIQSQDFLEGKGLSNEVNIRIFCYEPRDEMAVRHFIEQLSTDLTLECQLRICNLYQIFLEICEDMDILDAIPDMEEEDGHDYLLEQLQSTIGVDEIVQKIQSEPFQPGEVLVLTGVGEAFPFMRIHTLLEASLFAERPVLVFYPGTFNDQQLRLFNCLKPNNYYRAFNVV